The Paenibacillus sp. FSL H7-0357 nucleotide sequence TGGATAACTTGATCTGGACTTAAACTCAGAAAATGTGGTTTTGGCTCGCTATCCAAGTCCCACATATGATATTTGTAAAATTTGATCTTTGCTCGTTCACTAGGTGCCAAATCCAGTGGCGCACATCGTCTACTCCGTTCCTCTCCACTTCTGGTTGTAAACGTAACTCGTAGTAACCTTTTTCGCTCAATGGCATCTGCAAACATCAGCAGCATTTGTTTATCCATAATTGACACTTCCTTACACCTTATTTCCACTTTTGCGGCTTAGTTGAATCATATATCTTGTTGAGCAAAACATAACCTGAAGGAATAGCTTCACATGAAAGTGTAAAGATTCATTGAACAAAGAATTAACACTTTGACCACTTCAAGGCTATTCTTAAAAAAAAGCTATTCATCAAAATCAGTTTCCGCCCATACCTGCTCCCGACCAATCATCTGATCTCCTTTAAAATAATGTTGTCCTTCCTTTTGTAAGCGTTCTCCACATTGTTTGCAGGAAAACCGTTCTTTACCAACATACATGTTTAAACCAGATTCTTTCATTGCTCGTACAAGTTTATTCCCACAAGAACAAGTTGCAACCCATACATACTTTACTTGTCCCGGATAAATGTTCGTTCCTTTGGCATTGATGATTTGCTTCATTAGTAAAACGCCTCCTTCATATGCTACTGAAAATGAAAAAGACGTTAACCAGATGTATTACATCCGTTAACGTCTTCATAGGTTAAGATTGAAATAAACATTATCTAGCTCTTGTCGAGTGATTCCTATGTATGCCAGAGTGACACTCGGTGCTGAATGGTTGAGCAGCTTTTGAATACGAGTAATATCTACACCACTTTGGTAAGCATGAAAGGCAAACGACTTTCTCAAGGTATGTGTTCCAACGGCTTCTTTGATGCCAACACGGCTTGCCCCTTCACTCAGTATCCGGTAAGCATGTACTCGGCTAATTGGATTCCCACCTTTGCGGCTGGCAAACAGCGCTCCTGACTTATGACCTGTTGCTTTTACATATTCCTGAATTGCTTTTTTACAGGTATCTGACAAGGGAAAATCTTTTCTTTTACCTGTCTTCTGCTCTCGAAGGCTGATCCGATCTTGATTGTACACCTCTTCCACCTGAAGCTTGAGCAAATATGATATTCGCAATCCTGAGTTAATGCCAAGCACAAACAACAGATAGTCTCGGATATTCTGCCCTCGCAGATACTTCTTCAAAGCATCAATCTGTTTCTTACTACGGATAGGTTCTACAAATTCCATACCAAACACCTCTTAAACTTAATGTAACTAACTATATAATAATTATATATTGTGTTACTTTCGACGTAAACGGCAAAGCTCCATGGAGCCGAAAAGAACCCGGATGTCTTACCCCGCCTACCCTCGTGGTCATTTGGCCTATGTAACACTATTCTATTGTGTAACATTCATGTTAATTGAAAGTAACTTCATGTTGTTTAATAGAATTGCGAAAACTCCCGTGCCTTTGACTGCGGGAGTTTAAGTTATTAAAACATGCTTTAACCATTCGACAAAACTTATTAATTTATCTGATAGGCTTTTTTTGAATTTTCTCTCATTATATACTCCTTCGTTGCACTTGTTATTTGTGTATCTTTGTTAAAACCAATTATCTTATAAAAATCAATCAGACCTTTACCTTTTGTTTCCAATAAATCATTTAAAATTCTAGATCGTATTATTTTTTGTGTATTGACTCTTGTGGATAAAAATAAACTATTTGACTTATTATCATTTAACACATTTAATAATTTATTTATCGACAAATTGTCAGCGGATTGACCGTTAATACTTATCATATTGTCTGATTTTTCTATAATTTCATTTGATATTCTATAGTTGTAATATTTTTCGCAGACTTCATAAAATTTCTCATTCAATTCAATCCATTCATTAACTAATGGATCTGTATCAAATCTAATATTCCGTATCCTCTTTAATTTAATGTCAAAATCACTCCACTTCAATTTTGCAAGATGATTCTGTTCAAACAAAGCAGAATATGACAAAGAAATAATCATGGGTGTTAACAAACTATCTTCGAAAGCCCTTCTCTTGCTATATTGATAATTAAAGTCTAGTAAAAAATTCAAATCATCTTTTATTAAAAAATCTAATGGTTCTTGTTTTTTACTTTGATATTGCTTCAATTCATTTTTTATTTCAATATAATCCTGTGGCTTAATCCTTCCAACAATAAAGTAAAAATCAAGTAGATTTGTAACAGCATATCTGGCAGTAGCTGAACTTCTCAATTTGTGGTAGCTTTTTAGAGAATATTTACTAAAAAAATCTTTATAATCTTCAATAAGGACTTTACTATTAATACAATTTTGTATATAGAAATTCAAATCATCCAAATATCTTTTCTTTGTCTCATAGCTAGTAGATCGTTCTTTCATTTCAAGATAATTAATAAAATCATTAGAAACCGATTCAAATAACTTTTGTCTAAAATCCAAATCACATACCTCCGATGAAATAGTTTTTCATAGTTATTGAAGCATAACATGAATTTTTCCTATCGTATATATATGATATTGTCTGTTCTATTAATTCAACAATTGATTCACGCGAACATCCCATCAGTGACAAATACGTGTGGGTCAATGACTAGCTATACCAATGTCTTTTGAAACATAGATCTTTGGTGCATCTCCTATCATTTTTAAAACTAAGCAACTTATCCTTATACAGAACCTTGCATATTCACAATCTAAAAAGTTCTATTACAGTCGTGTCCAGTCCCTCTCATTGCTAACTTTCCAGAACGGATTCGTTAAAAAGAAATCAGATGAGTAATCGTTAATCTCAGAAAATAAAAAAGGCAACTTCAAATGAAGTTACCTTTAATAAACAATCGTTATGATGTCATTTCATCGTTTTTTTTGTTTATTGATCACAAATTTACTGGCTTTTTATCTCCCCTGCCTCCTCATGATGAATAAGACATGCTGCTAGCAACCCAACGCACAGAATACATGCCAATAGAAGAAACGTAATTAAATAACTTGCATTATTCATCAATTGAAGCGAGATAATCGGACCGAAGCTTGTGCCTGTAAACAATATAAAAGTATATACGGATACAGCTATCCCGCGCATCTTGCCGCCCACTTGCCCAACAAGCGAAACAAGTGAAGGAACGGCTAGTGCGATCCCTCCCACAAAAAGGATGCTCATCACAATAAGAAGTGGCAGATTAGAAATCATCCCCATAGACGCCAAACCAATGATCGCTAGCAACAATCCACCGCGAAGCGTTCTACCTACGCCGACATGCTTGGATATTCTTCCCGCGAATGGAGAAACGAGCATCCCTACTATGCCGATAATACGGACAGAAAGAATTTCTTGCTTGCTTAGCTCATATGGAGCTGTACTTAGATAGTTACCCAGCACTGTATACATACTTACAAAAGACATAAGCAGAACGAATGCTACTAGATAACATAATACCAATTGTTTTTGAACAAACACTTTGCCAATTTGCTTAATAGGCTCCCAGATATTAGCGTGTGCCTGCTGGATACCGCCTTTGGGAAGGAAGAAGAACACTAATATGGTGGTCACCGCATAAACAACGGCAAGAATATAAAAAACAGCGTTCCAGCCATAATGCTCACTGAGTATACTACTAACCACTTGACCAACAATACCTGCAATCAGAAATCCTGTACTGATAAAACCAATGGTAGTTACCCGTTTTTCCGCTGGATACATCTCAACCGCATAGGCAAGTGCTACTGGAGAGAAGGTTGCTGCTGCTGCTCCCTGTAGTCCTCTTAATCCTAAAATCCATACAAAGCTGTGAACGGTCCCCAGAATTAATGATATCAATGTCAGGAAAAGGAGCCCTGCAAATATAACAGTCTTCCGTCCGTATTTATCGGACAGCGCGCCATAGATTAAGCAACCAATGGCAAAGCCTATCGAAAAGGTGCTTCCCGCAGCGGCAGCATTCGTCGTGGAAATTTCAAAAAGCTGTGCAAACAATGTAATTAGCGGAATCGTTACGTATAGACTGGACATGACAACAAGGCCGGTCCAGCAAAGGATAATGGTCATAAGCTTATAATTTCTAGTTGTACCCGTTGCATTGATTGGATTGTTCATATTACACCTCAATTATAAAATTTGTTCGAAGTTAGATTTTGTTGGAAATTGCATCTCGTATAGTTCCTTGTATCGCCCATTTCGGCGGAGTAGGTTTTCATGATTTCCCAGCTCCACTATCTCTCCATGCTCCAATACAACAATTTGATCGGCATTTTGAATCGTGGAAAGACGATGGGCGATAACCAGACAAGTTCGACCTGGAAGAAGCACAGATAACGCATGCTGAATACGTTGTTCAGATTCCGTATCCAGTGCAGCCGTAGCTTCGTCCAAAATAAGAATACGAGGATTGATCAAGAAAGCTCTGGCGATTGACAATCTTTGCTTTTGTCCTCCGGAAAGCTTGACCCCTCTTTCACCGATGGGCGTATCATAGCCCATTGGAAAGGCTGAAATAAATTCATGGGCGTTTGCGGCATGGGCAGCCGCTTTAATTTCATCTTCAGTGGCCTGAGGTCTACCGTACGCAATATTTTCACGTATCGTGCCATTGAGGAGGATTACGTCCTGAGATACGATCCCCATCTGCTGACGAAGCGACTTCACCGTCACTTCCGTTAACGGATAACTGTCAATATAAATGTCCCCTCGCTGAACGTCGTACAAACGGGCAATCAAATAAGCAATCGTTGACTTTCCTGATCCTGACGAACCAACCAAAGCCGTAGTTTGGTTACATGGAAGCCGCAATTGAAAGTTTTGTAGAATGGGATGTCCTTCTTCATATGCAAACTCAACATCATCAAACACAATTTGTCCTTTTACTGGCGGCAGAACAATCGCTCCTTCCTTATCGTAAACCTCTGGAACGGTTGCTAAGACTTCTTGAATGCGCTCGAATGCTGCTGCCGATTGCTGCACTTTGGTAATCATTCTGCTAAAGGAGCGGATGGGCGCTTGCAACAAACGTAAATAAGCTAAGTAAGCTACGATATCACCAACGGACATGTTCCCATGCATAACCTGCCACGCTCCGAACAGGAGCACCGACGTCATACCTACATAATTCAGCCAATCGATAATTGGCGAGAAAGTTTCCGACAACCTTGAAGCAAAAACTGTGGCTATCCGATGCTGTTCGCTCAATGCCTCGAACTGCTTAGCTTCCGCATCTTCACTTGCAAAAGACTTGATCATTCGTATGCCTGACAACGTATCTTGAAGTGAGTTGTTTAACTGAGCTGATATGTGACGTACCGCTCTATAGGCACTCTTAATGCGTAGGCTGAAATATCGTGACGTTACAAATAAGAATGGCAAGGTAATAAGCGTAATTAATGCTAGTTGCCAGTCCGTATATAATAAGTACCCCACGATCGCAGCGAAGGTTATGACATCCGCTATGATGGACAGGCTATCGGCTGAAACCAGTTCCTGTAGTTGATTTACATCACTCGTTAACCTTGCCATAAGATCCCCGGTCCGATTACGATCAAAAAATTTCAGATCCAAACTTAATGTGTGTTTGTGCAATTTGTTTCGCAACTGGAGAATTGCCTTCTGACTAACAATTGTCATTACATAACTGCTACTGAAGTTAAATATCCCCAGCAGCAATGCAGTTAGCAGGATAAGACCTCCCGTTTCTAGTAGCGCGTAATACCTTTTTCCAGGGATGATCTGGTCTATGATCTCTTTAGTTAACTGAGGGATCATAAATTCAAGAATGGAAATGGCTATCACTGTGACGGCACCAAGCATAAGCAAGACCCATTGCGTCCTTGTGTGCAAGAACATCTCCTTAAACATGATGCGCAGCGATATAAAATGCTGTTCACGACTCTGCTGCTGGTCCCCGGAATGCCAAGCTTGTTTCATTTTGAATCACATACCTTCATGTTGTAATATCCATCACGGTTATCAGATCATATCCATCTCTTATTTCATGTAATTAGATTATCTAACTATATGACCAAAAAAATTATCTACCCGATCCAAGTCGTTTTTCTAAGCTTGCATTTAGTTTAACCAGCACTTTTTGGAACACCGCTTGCTCCTCTTTATCTAATTCATCAACAAGGGATGCGCAAGTAGACCAGAACGTAGGCAATATTTGATTCATAAGCGTACTGCCTTCAGCGCTAATACGAACGTGAGTCATGCGACCATCCTTGGCATACGGTTCACGAACAATCAAATTTTTTTTCTCCAGCCATATTAACAAGGCCGTTACAGACGATCGACGAATCCCCAATCGGTCTGCTATGGATGAAGGTGTAACCAACTCCTGATCTGCGTGAAGGGATAATAGGAGTAATAGATCCAGCTTACTCTCCGTGATGTCAAAAGCAGCTAAATCAATATCCACCATGTCTAAAGTGTTATCTCCCAGCCAGAGCATAATTAGTCCCAGGTGTGCTGAATTTAGATTGGTATCGGATGAGGCTGTACGCTCCATCAACTTCAAATAAGGTGATGTTCCAAGTCTCGGTAATTGTTGCTCGGTCGTATATTCCTTGGCAGGCTTTCTTTTCAATTTGTATACCTCCTTACTCCTATAGTTAGATTATCTAATTACATTGAATATAACTGATTTCTTTTATTTTTGCAAACCAGCTTAAGAAACAAAGGTAAGCTTAGAGGCAGAGGTTTAGAATAAACGAACCGCATTACCAATGGATTTGTTGTATAATTATGTAATATTTTATTTTAGGAGGAAGGATCTTTTGAAAATCCTAATTTATGGTGCGGGCACAATCGGGAGTGTTTTCGCTGGGAAACTTGCTTTGTCAGGATATGATGTCACTATCCTTGCAAGGGGAGCAAGACTTGTTGAGCTGAAAAAAAACGGTGTGATTCTCGTAAATCCAGGCAATAACCGAGAAGAAATCGCAAAGATAGATGTGATTGAACATCTGCTGCCAGACCATATTTTCGACTACATACTCGTTGTAATGCAGAAAATACAGATAGATAGTGTATTACCGGTTCTTTCTCAAAACATATCTAAGAATATCATCTTTGTGGTCAATACGGCATCCGGTTATGACGATTGGGTTCAGGCTGTGGGTAGTGACCGGCTGATGCTCGGCTTTCCGTCCGCAGGAGGAGAACGTGTAGACGGTCGAGTACATTACTTTATCGGCAAGGGATTCATGCGGATTTTTCAGACCACAACCTTTTCAGAATACAATGGTCAAAAAACCGAACGGCTCAAAAAAATAGTAGATGTTTTTAACTGTGCCGGTATTCCTTCTGTTGTAAGCAATAATATGGATATGTGGCAGAAAACTCATGTAGCAATGGTTACAAGTATCGGAAACGCTCTTTATAAATACAATAGTAATAATTATGCTTTAGCAAAATCATATGCAGATATTAAGCTGCTGGTTCTGGGGATAAAAGAAGGATTTGCTGTGTTGACTAAATTGGGTATAAATATCAAACCATCAAAACTCCATTATTTCAAACTTCCCGTTTTTTTGATTGCCCCAATTTTTAAAATTATTATGGGCACAAAGTTTGCCGAAACAGTCATGGCAAAGCATACGGCCGTGGCAAAATCCGAGATGGTCTGCCTTCAAAATGAATTTGATATGCTGATCATGAAGAGTAAGATGGAAACACCTTCTATTGATAAGCTACGAAAAAACCTTGCGAAAGACTGATTTCGTTTTATGTAATGATACTTATATTATGTCGTATTCTTATACTATGTGGAAATATTTGAATGGTAGTAATTGCTTATCTTCAAATAATATAAACTCCCATTAGGCAGCTTGCTGGCACGCTGCGTGAATGCGATGTTGTCTGAAGTGTATGCCCCCTTCAAGCATACTCTCAAAATTCCTTTATGAGTCTTGTGTTGTTTGTTTATTATCACTTAAAAAATAGTCCCCAACTTCATACCAGTTGTTAACTCGCACATAACCTGATTCGTTGACATTGTGTGGAGCAGTAAATAATATTCCTTGTCCTTGAAATCTTTGAAAATGCCTTGAACTATCATCTATAAGATACTCAGCATTAATAATGCTTTTATCACCACAAAACACATAATTCATTTGTGGAATGAAAGGAAAGTTATCACTTAACCATTCAAATTTAGCTTGAAATGAAGATGGATGTTCCATTGCTGCTGTTGTGATATAAATCTCGTAATATTTACTCAATTCTCTGATTACTTTCTGACTTCCCTCCATTACTTTCAAGTCCCGAAAAAAACCTGGATCATCCACAAAATCCAATATTTCTATGAATTCACCCTCAATTAGAGATTATTAAGTAGTTTTCATGCTAGATCGTGTTTAAACGCCTGCTTGATGCATGTTTTTATTATACTACTAAATGGTAGAATATAACTTATTTTTCGAAGTTTGCACTTCTGCCTGTGACCCTCTTCGATCTGTCAACTATGCGCAGGTAATGACAGGACAGTATGAAAGAAAAACAATATCATAATATGCAGAGGGGTGAGTATAAGCCACCCGCTTATAAAATATTTGAAAAATAGTCTGAAAGAAGGCGCTCACCATGTCAAACCAGTTCGTTAGCTTTTCAAAATTCGTCTCAGAGGGCAGCCATTACGAGATTGGCACTAAGCTGGCTCATACAGTCAGAAACAACCCGGAGCTTATGAGTATCAATATACAAGGTGATTGTATGGATAGTTTTTTATTAAGAAAGAAACAAACCCTTTTAGATGAATTTTGTCCCGGAGTAAACGAGGAAATCCTTGGACTTTCAGACAGCTTAAAAATCCCACTGGGGAAATTGGCTGTATTTGCGGATGATGTAATAGAAGCTGGAGCATGCAGTCAATTCGCAGCTTTGCCAAGTATTACATCTGATGGGCACACTTTAATTGGCAGAAGTTATGAATTTTCGACTGAAGATGAGATGTGTTTGTGTGTAACAAGGGCAGACGGAAAACCTGCACATATAGGTTTTTCACTGCTATTGTTTGGGAGATTTGACGGAATAAATGAGCATGGCTTAACAGTAAGCATGTCATCTTGTGAATTTGGACAACGCCCTTTTGGTGAAGGACTTTGGTTCCCGTTTGTGCTGAGGTCTTTATTGGATAATTGCTCCTCTGTTGAGGATGCCATATATCTTTTGAAGAATATGCCTATACGAAGCAATGTAAACCTGCTGATTGCTGATACTTACGGAAATGCCACAATAGCTGAAACTGCCTGCTTCGGAGACGATAGAAAAATATCTTTTAGAAACAGTGAAGATCTTCTTATCGCGACGAATCATTATCAGAATAACGAAATGTTGCCTTATGATAATAATCGCAGAAGGCATTCTGTGATTCGATACAACACTATAAAAGATTTTTTTTCAAAAAAGAAAGGATCTATTTCTGTAGAATCAATAAAGACAATCCTAGAGGAAAAAGTGCCACAGGGCGTATGTTGCCCATTTTATGAAGATTGTTTAGGAACCTTGCATTCAATGGTTTTTGACACGACGGAGATTAGCGTACAGGTGTGTTTTGGGGCAGCATCCCCGCAAAAATGGGAAAAAATCTCTTTTAATAGTCCATGTGAAAATTCTAAAATACAAGTCCCTATAAATAACGAGTTCCCCCAGAACCCCACAACCTTTTGGGAGCACTTAAACCCTGGAAGTATGGAGCAGAATCGTCTTCATCGGTAACCGTAGCCGCATATCACTTTCATGCAACCTGACGCCCTTCTGGCCGTATGAACTACAGTAAACTTGGCACATACGATACTCTAAAGGAGTGAAGCAAATGAAGAAATATGGCTTAAGTCTGCTGCTACTCATCTTGCTGGTTGTACCGGGTTGCGGGATTGCGGAAAAGGTAGGAGACAGCGTCAATTTCACCGCCGATACCGCTTCTTATATGCAAACTTTGACGGAGTTCGGACAAGAGATGGGAACCTGGGCCACGGATGCTGCCACAGACCCGCAGGCCAGGGATGAATTAAAGGATAGGCTGCTTGCCCTCAAGGAACAGATCGTCCAATATGCCGGGCTTCAGGTTCCGGAATATGCGGCAGGCCTGCATCAATCTATTGTCGGATACAATGAAACACTGCAGCAAGGACTGGATCAGGCCATAACCAACCTGGAAGAAGGAAAAGCCGCCTTCGAATCGACAGGTATTCCCGAGACTATAAACCAAGTCAACGAGCTATTGAACCAGATCACCCAGCTCATCCCGCAGTAACAGTCTAAATAAGCGCTCAAAGTATGGGAAAACATACCTGGAGCGCTTTTTCTTTTGTCAGCCGCATCTAAGGGAGCACGTGAAAAAGAAGTGGCAGGTTTCTCCACTTCTCTCAAATTTTCATTTACGATGCTATTTCTGCTTTTTGTACACTAGTTACAATCTCTTGGCTGATAGGAATTACTGCCTTTTTATCTTCTTGCTCTTCAAAATTCCCATGTTTATCTAGCGTATAACAACTCTTGATCAGGTAGCCCTGTTGACAATTGGGACAATGACCAAACTTAAATCCATATTTAACATTAGTATCTGAAGCTCCACCCTCACAAAGTGTCTTTTGTTCAGTGATATATTTTGTTAATCCTTCACCGTTGTTATTTTGTATGTATTGA carries:
- a CDS encoding 5' nucleotidase, NT5C type: MDDPGFFRDLKVMEGSQKVIRELSKYYEIYITTAAMEHPSSFQAKFEWLSDNFPFIPQMNYVFCGDKSIINAEYLIDDSSRHFQRFQGQGILFTAPHNVNESGYVRVNNWYEVGDYFLSDNKQTTQDS
- a CDS encoding MarR family winged helix-turn-helix transcriptional regulator, whose product is MKRKPAKEYTTEQQLPRLGTSPYLKLMERTASSDTNLNSAHLGLIMLWLGDNTLDMVDIDLAAFDITESKLDLLLLLSLHADQELVTPSSIADRLGIRRSSVTALLIWLEKKNLIVREPYAKDGRMTHVRISAEGSTLMNQILPTFWSTCASLVDELDKEEQAVFQKVLVKLNASLEKRLGSGR
- a CDS encoding DUF6376 family protein; translated protein: MKKYGLSLLLLILLVVPGCGIAEKVGDSVNFTADTASYMQTLTEFGQEMGTWATDAATDPQARDELKDRLLALKEQIVQYAGLQVPEYAAGLHQSIVGYNETLQQGLDQAITNLEEGKAAFESTGIPETINQVNELLNQITQLIPQ
- a CDS encoding MFS transporter, with product MNNPINATGTTRNYKLMTIILCWTGLVVMSSLYVTIPLITLFAQLFEISTTNAAAAGSTFSIGFAIGCLIYGALSDKYGRKTVIFAGLLFLTLISLILGTVHSFVWILGLRGLQGAAAATFSPVALAYAVEMYPAEKRVTTIGFISTGFLIAGIVGQVVSSILSEHYGWNAVFYILAVVYAVTTILVFFFLPKGGIQQAHANIWEPIKQIGKVFVQKQLVLCYLVAFVLLMSFVSMYTVLGNYLSTAPYELSKQEILSVRIIGIVGMLVSPFAGRISKHVGVGRTLRGGLLLAIIGLASMGMISNLPLLIVMSILFVGGIALAVPSLVSLVGQVGGKMRGIAVSVYTFILFTGTSFGPIISLQLMNNASYLITFLLLACILCVGLLAACLIHHEEAGEIKSQ
- a CDS encoding site-specific integrase, which produces MEFVEPIRSKKQIDALKKYLRGQNIRDYLLFVLGINSGLRISYLLKLQVEEVYNQDRISLREQKTGKRKDFPLSDTCKKAIQEYVKATGHKSGALFASRKGGNPISRVHAYRILSEGASRVGIKEAVGTHTLRKSFAFHAYQSGVDITRIQKLLNHSAPSVTLAYIGITRQELDNVYFNLNL
- a CDS encoding C45 family autoproteolytic acyltransferase/hydolase, with product MSNQFVSFSKFVSEGSHYEIGTKLAHTVRNNPELMSINIQGDCMDSFLLRKKQTLLDEFCPGVNEEILGLSDSLKIPLGKLAVFADDVIEAGACSQFAALPSITSDGHTLIGRSYEFSTEDEMCLCVTRADGKPAHIGFSLLLFGRFDGINEHGLTVSMSSCEFGQRPFGEGLWFPFVLRSLLDNCSSVEDAIYLLKNMPIRSNVNLLIADTYGNATIAETACFGDDRKISFRNSEDLLIATNHYQNNEMLPYDNNRRRHSVIRYNTIKDFFSKKKGSISVESIKTILEEKVPQGVCCPFYEDCLGTLHSMVFDTTEISVQVCFGAASPQKWEKISFNSPCENSKIQVPINNEFPQNPTTFWEHLNPGSMEQNRLHR
- a CDS encoding ABC transporter ATP-binding protein; the encoded protein is MKQAWHSGDQQQSREQHFISLRIMFKEMFLHTRTQWVLLMLGAVTVIAISILEFMIPQLTKEIIDQIIPGKRYYALLETGGLILLTALLLGIFNFSSSYVMTIVSQKAILQLRNKLHKHTLSLDLKFFDRNRTGDLMARLTSDVNQLQELVSADSLSIIADVITFAAIVGYLLYTDWQLALITLITLPFLFVTSRYFSLRIKSAYRAVRHISAQLNNSLQDTLSGIRMIKSFASEDAEAKQFEALSEQHRIATVFASRLSETFSPIIDWLNYVGMTSVLLFGAWQVMHGNMSVGDIVAYLAYLRLLQAPIRSFSRMITKVQQSAAAFERIQEVLATVPEVYDKEGAIVLPPVKGQIVFDDVEFAYEEGHPILQNFQLRLPCNQTTALVGSSGSGKSTIAYLIARLYDVQRGDIYIDSYPLTEVTVKSLRQQMGIVSQDVILLNGTIRENIAYGRPQATEDEIKAAAHAANAHEFISAFPMGYDTPIGERGVKLSGGQKQRLSIARAFLINPRILILDEATAALDTESEQRIQHALSVLLPGRTCLVIAHRLSTIQNADQIVVLEHGEIVELGNHENLLRRNGRYKELYEMQFPTKSNFEQIL
- a CDS encoding ketopantoate reductase family protein, whose translation is MKILIYGAGTIGSVFAGKLALSGYDVTILARGARLVELKKNGVILVNPGNNREEIAKIDVIEHLLPDHIFDYILVVMQKIQIDSVLPVLSQNISKNIIFVVNTASGYDDWVQAVGSDRLMLGFPSAGGERVDGRVHYFIGKGFMRIFQTTTFSEYNGQKTERLKKIVDVFNCAGIPSVVSNNMDMWQKTHVAMVTSIGNALYKYNSNNYALAKSYADIKLLVLGIKEGFAVLTKLGINIKPSKLHYFKLPVFLIAPIFKIIMGTKFAETVMAKHTAVAKSEMVCLQNEFDMLIMKSKMETPSIDKLRKNLAKD